Within Geotrypetes seraphini chromosome 13, aGeoSer1.1, whole genome shotgun sequence, the genomic segment GCAAAATCCCCTGGATAGCACAGAGATCACTAGGAGTTTATTGTGAACATACTGCAGCTCTAAATGGATGGGATTTTTTTCTCTCCAAGGTGAATATGGACTCTCAGAGCACCACCACTTTCATTCTCCTGGCCCTCAACAGCAGTACCAACTCAAGCTTCCACCATAGTCAGAGCTTCAGCTTTCCTGGCCTCTCCGTTATGCAGGTTAAATATATATTTGCCTCTTTTTTTGGTGTCATCCTggtggttgggattgtggggaaTGTGTTGATACTCTTGGTTCTCATTGATAACCTGttgagtagcagcagcagcagtaatcaTATCTCTATCATGACTGGCACGCTGATGGTCAACCTCACCATCTCTGACATGACATTTCTACTCTACAATGTCCCGGTGATGCTTTTAAGCTTCGTCTTTGAGGACTGGGAGATGGGCTCGGCTGTCTGCATCAGCAGCCAAAGCATGTCCATGTGGACCATGTTCTGCAGCTTCTACACCATGGTGGCTACTTCTATCTTACGTTACATGGCAGTGGTGCATCCAACATACTCCTTCTCTGTAAGCAAGGCCCAGAGGTTCCTAGTGTGCCTTCTTACCTGGCTCATGGGATTTACTGTTTCAATTCCCAACTGGATGCACCAGAAGGTCATCGTGATTGATGAAGCCCACCACTGTTTGTTACTGATGAATGAACATCAAACTTTCTGGTACTTTGTCCTTTTTGGAGGTGTTGCATTTTTCCCATTTGTGTTCCTCTTACTTCTATGCTACTCCAGGATCATCCAGTCCCTCTGGTGTGGGAGGATTAAGGTTGTCCATGCTTCTGGAAACCTCCATGTTAATCAGAAGGCCACTATCATGATACTCACTGTCCTAATTGTCTTTATCATGATGTGGATACCATGTTCTGTTCTCATATTCCTCTCAGCTAGCCATAGTCTTCCTCATACAGCCACGGCTTTCATTGTTTCCAATCTGTCCTCCGTGCTGGCATACTCCAACTGCTCCGTGAGCCCTCTCATCTGCTTCTCACTATCTGACCAGTTCCAGGCTGGCCTAAAAAAGTTCTTTAAGAGAGGTTTCTCCCAAACCTAGTAAATGTGACTGCCCTCTAGTGGACATGTCTAGACCTGTATTTGAAAGGTAATAGGTTTGCCTCACAGTACATCACTAGACTAAGCAAGTTGCTTTCTAGCTTTTTGAAGTTTTTATGTTACTCATAATTGCAAGATAAAAAAGCAAAACAGTTTAAATGTTTCATCTAGATGGCACAAATTGATCCAGTAGTCAGAGAAGGCAGGTATGAAACAAAAGGGTCAAAGAAAAGAGACTTGATTTTTgttttgggtttatttttattCAGTTATAATCTTATATATCAAGAACATCATCTGGTTCAAACAAGAGAGACAATTCATTTGCAATAATTTCCTCATGTCATAATCAGGCAGTCAACAGATTGTCTATCACAGTTTAAGCCCGTAACAAGGTGAAGAGGCAAGGATAAAGGGACCATGAGACTCATTAAACAAACATTTGTTCCTTAAAAAAGAATCATAAATTAGACCATCTTTAACCCATATCTCCATCCACTTTATTGCAGACCTGGAGCAATCTACATAATCCATGTGCACCATATTAATATCCAAAAACTCCTCTCCTTAGCCTTCCATACTGTGTTAATGCTTTGTATGTTTCAACAAGATGACTGCAAGGGGATTTGAGGAACTGCACAGCCGCAATCCCTGATTTACTGAGGATCATAGTAATGGAAGTTAAGTGATACTGTAGCAACTTTCATGAAGTCAACTTTGTCATTAAAAACTCTTCCGGAATTAACCGCATGTCAGAACAAAACATGAGCTTCAGAGTATTTTCATGTTGTTGCTTTGCAATTTGTCCTACAGCTGCTGCTTTCAACAAGGTAAAATAAGGCCCATTGGTTCTAGAGGTGGAGGCAGGGATGTGAGCAGGGAAAACTGCCCAGAAGCTCCATGCTCTAGTCTAGGGGATCTCAAGCCAGTCCAAAGCTGAAAAAGCCATGAGCTGAATCCACAATCTGGATCTGGTGACTTATCAGCAAATGACTGAGCAGAAATGAACCCAGAGATCTAATATCATAGATAGCCACTAGAGGTCACTCCTTCCTtaatcctccccctctccccccaaatatCACAAATCAGTCCAAGACCATGAGTTAATTTGTTGCAAAATTGCATTTTACATATACTTTGTTTAATTTTGTTCGAGCTGCTTTAGTGGATTCAAATTGCTATACTGAATACCCCATAGATAACATACCCTCCTTCTACCAAGTCTCTGAAATACCTATTAAAATGTTAGAGCTGTGTGTGGAAGTCATCCTTTGGACAAAGTGCAGGAATTCTGTTGCGTTTAAAGTTTTGGATGTGAAATGGGTTTTGGGGGTTTGAAATTCCTGCTTCTCCCTGGCAGCTGTGCAGAAATTCTCTTTCAGTCTGCATAAGTCTGTAGCCTGTTTGCAGTGCAATCTCTGACCACGTGTGCCATTTTATGTGGGGACCAAACAATCATACTTCGCAAtaagacatttttctttttatacaaaTTAAAGATTTGTATTTTAAAACCAATGGCCTCAATTCATCTGAATTTGCAAGTTGAAAAGAGTTACATATGCCCTATATCCACCCAATAGAACTTTGATCCTTTAAGCACACATGCTTAAACTGAGACTCCTGCCTGGGAGCGTCGAAGGAGAACCCAGGAAATGTGGTTAATACTGTACACCTATTGCCAGATGTTTGTGCGTTGTGAAGGGGGAGAATGAGTGAAGGGGGCACTTTACACCAGCAGTTTTTGCATCAAATTTCAAAGGGCAAATTTATGTGTAGCTACTTTTTTCATGGAAAATGACATATAGATTTGAATATGTGATTGGCGTGTACTATTTTTTTGTCCTCTAAATGCAGAACCCCCTAAATCTGAACAATTTATAGAGTAAAGGTCAGTTACATGCTTATTTAAttaggagtggaggagtggcgtCGTGGTTGGAGCTGCTACCTCAGCACTGAGGTTACTGGGGTCAATCCCAGTGCCACACTTCTTATGACTTTGGGCAAATCACCTAATCCTCCAATGTCCCAGGTACCATAGcgagactgtgagcctgccgggacagacagggaaaatgcttagagCAGCTGATTACTATTCAttgtattgtaaaccattttaatATCGCTggaaaaaaggcagtatattaaattttaaaaataacctTAATACTTGCCAATTATTGTTCTTAATTCATCCTGATTGGTGGTTAGGTATGTAACTGACctcactcagtattttgtaaatTGGGCACGCAATTTATATAGCATGAAACTACAAGGGGGCATGGACCTGGGAGGGTTATGGATGGGTCAAGGACATGCCTAGCAGTTAAGCATGAAACTGCAAACTTATGCTAGCATTCTAAAACAGCAATTTTATGCAGAACTCCCAtgagtagatgtgtggaatagtctctcagtagaggtggtggCGACAAAGACCGTGTCTggattcaagaaaacatgggacaggcacgtgggatctcttagggagaggaggagatagtggatgctgtggatgggccattttgcctttatctaccatcatgtttctataacaataatgctctatgacctcacaatgcagatgtaaagagccttagcctatagagaGAGGGGAtggtagatgggcagactggatgggccatttagcctttatccactttcatgtttctatgaatagaaTTTACGCCATACGTGCACCATCCTGACACCTAAATTTCAACAACTTTTTGAGAATTTACCCCATATCTGTCTGTCtgcatttggatttagctcaaagCTTTTTCAGTAGCTTTTCATggagaattatatatatatatatatatatgcagttTCTGTGGAGCAACAGGCAGAGTTTTAACCATGAGGGTGATTTTCAGATGTTTgacttaaaatatataaatttctTGTTTACCTGTGTAAATGATTTTTACATTTGCTCCTCTCGGGGAGTATCGAGGGCGGTTCCACCTCCTGCATACCCAAACCTCACTTTTTCTTCAggcagaaaaatatatatttttttctttatttgcagACCATCTTCTCCATTTGAGACAGTCACTATTTGCTTTTCTTTGCGATATTCAACCCTCTCCCCCCAGGTCAAAAGTAATGTGGGCAAATTGAACCCGTGTGTTATAAAAACTGCTTAATTATTTCCATGGAATTTCATTATCAGCTTTCACAGCATTCCTTTTAAAGAATGGTCCACAGTTGGTGAGAGGAAATTACTTAGCACATTATTGAAATGGAATCTGCTAGGACCAGCAAGAGTGTCGTTGCTTGCTCAGTGTTCATTCATGCTTAAAAGCTCTGTGTCCATGCTGAATGCTTTAAAAAGAGAATGTTGTAATCATGTTTTCCCTCTATCTACTTCCCTTCAGGCTTTTGAGAGCATTAATCCTCTGTCTGGCTCTTGCAAGAACAAAGGGTTTTTGTACTTGTTGAAGATCAACAGTGGTCTGCCTGCTCTGTATATTTAATATACAGCACCTGCAGGACAATTTGTGTAGTCAGACTGGTCCTAGGGAAAAGTTGATCTTTGTAGGCTGCAATACTTTTTGTAGTCCCTGGGTTTTGTGGGCCTCTTGTTCCCATTTACAGCCCCTTCCCCCAAACCAGTCGTTCTCAAACCAGTCCTCTAGACACACCCAtcttggttttcaggatatccacaatgaatatgcatgagataggggctgattctatacagAACGTCAAActtaaccccaccccccttttactaaaccgtgatagcggttattagcacagggagccgcgctgaatgcgcCGCACTGCTCCCGccactcatagaaactctatgagtgtcgggagcagtgcggagcattcagcgcggctccctgcgctaataaccgctatcacggtttagtaataAAGAGGGGAGGGTTAACtgacaaaatacccttaataggctcaataattggttaaaaaaatgtaattgggcaataggcgcctatcacaaggcctaagtgggcatttctatgggcagagcatGATTTAGGCATTACAAAgcgcgattctccaaaaactaaggcgtctgaaatgtaggcctttatcatcgttgcctacatttcaggcgtctaAATTTTTACATACGTGCCGCTAAGCGTGAGTCTACAAATGGCACCCAAGTGTGATTGAGAAGTGGCtggcgccttttttttttttagatgtcatttacagaatcatcCCCTCACTGTCTCCATTGTttgcaaatcaatttcatgcatattcctcatcgatatcctggaaacctgaccggTTACGTTACGGCCTACAGAttgagttgagaaccactgccctaacctAAATTATTATTTGAAATCGTAATCATTTGCCTAGCACATAGTTAGAGGCAGCATTGAGGAACTTACAGCAGTTGAGAGAAAATGTCAGCCCCATTTCTAAGAAACAAAGATTGCAAATGCCAGTAAACTACCTTCAGAGCACACCCTTAATCTTGTTATCTAGGTCAGTAgttcccaaccatgtcctggaggacccacaggccaatcgggttttcaggatagccctaatgaatatgcatggagcagatttgcatgcctgtcccttctattatatgcaaatctctctcatgcatattcattagggctagcctgaaaacccgactggcctgggggtcctccaggacagggttgggaaccactgacttaggtCATCCAAATCAAAAAAACTGGCCAGATGTATCTGGCGCAGTCCCTCTTTGGTAAAAACCATGCCTTCAGGTCTGCGACTTGTTAAATTCAAGAGACTTCACTATCCTTTCCTACTGTACAGACTCCGTTAATATTTCTGTCACTAAGGTCAGAGTAAATGGCCTACAGCCTCCTCTTAATTACCACTTATGAACAAAGACATCCCCTGTCCTCCTCCAGCCCTACAGAATCACCCATCTGTCAAATATCTATTAAATAGATCATTTGGCAAAACCATTAGAAAGTTTTATtagaatttatataccgcctatcaaggttatctaagcagtttttacaatcaggtactcaagcattttccttatctgtcccggtgggctcataatctatctaacgtacctggggctatggaggactgagtgacttgcccagggtcacaaggagcagcacagggtttgaacccacaaccccagggtgctgatgctgtagatccaaccactgcgccacacactcctccaaaccTCCTAGCCGGCCCTATAACATTGCTCATATTCAGTCCTGCAAAAATCTCTCCCATAAACAGTGGTGTCTATCCCAACATGTACCATTCCTCTCCCCCCAACAATCAACAGTCCTTCTCCAATAAATACTGAACCAAAATTCAATATGGAGAGCATTTCATTACCCTCCACCCAGTCCTTAGTTTTACAATTCCTTTCACCAACATACCTGAAACCCGTCTTTTGCTATCTTTTCTTCCACTTTCACATTTGCATTCCTCTACTGCTTCTCTCCGCTCTATCAACCGATATTCTTCCCTGGATTCCTCTTTCAACAACCTCTTgtacctttctctctttctttttcaacctcttcttaaaaaaaacccttcccatcccatccctcacAGCCCTGTGTTGCATCCAGCACACACCAAGCAAGATTAACCAAATTGCCTATTCATATCACCTAATTTCTCTTTAACCATCCACCATGATCTTTTATCTTTAGCTTGGTTGGGTAAAGGGGTCATGAAAATGTTAAAGAGAAGTGGCGTGAGGATCAAGCCCTGGGGGACTCCATAATTACTCCCAAATAATTCAAGAGATCCCAAACCCACCATAAAGGGAAATTTGTTTTCAAAGTAGCTCCCCCCTGTTTGCTCTAGCAGGGAGATGTTCATGGCCTCTGTTTTGTACATATTATGTCCTGCGACCTCTCCATATCTTTCAATCTCCTCAATGAGGGAGGGACAAAGTAGGAATGATAAGCGTCAATCAAATCTCAATTTTGTTTGCATTCACTGTTTCCAGTGTTTTACCATCCAAAGCGAGAACATCtctttcttctgtctttctcaAGGTTAATGGTCTGCAAATAACCACAGTTGACTTTTATACATGCCTTAAGTTAGGATCTGTATAATAGCCCCGTAAGACAGGCATGAAAAAACTCCAATGATACTTGATCAAGTGAATTTTCAACATCCATACTCAACAACATGAGCAAGATGTGCATAATATTTGCCACCCAAACTAAATCCGGTATCCTTTGGATGCTGTCTGCTCTTTCTCTCGCCATGATGAATCCTGTCTGGTGTGcattaaagagtagcaacattccaaagctgagattgtgatgtcataatgcctcattccaccagtgcctaagaaccagtctcatcagtgatgtcacaatggcttgattatactatacttgactcacataagaacataaggattgccatactgggacagactgaaggcccatcaagcccagcatcctgtttctaacagtggccaacccaggtcccaagtacctagctagatcccaagtattaaaacagattttatgctgcttatcctaggaataagcagtggacttcCCTAAGCCATCTAAATAATAgcattttaggaaattagccaaatcttttttaaaccctgctaagctaaatgaACATACTCTAGTTTCACTAGATTCCTTGTGAAAGTTCCTAGATGGTCAGACATTAATTGAAATTCTGGTTGCAGGAACCTGGACCCCCAACAGTGAAACATGTCAGGAGGGTGCCTGATTTTAATTATTTTAGATCACATTGTTTACCACTTTCAATATATAAActgtagtaattttattttatgtatttttttttaaaaaaaggacattGAAAATAGATCAACAAGGAATTCTGGTGAGAATTCAGTGTGAAATTATATCACTGTAtaataagaggtgataggctccggagtaatctaaggaaataattttttacagaaagggtggtagatgcatggaacagtctcccagaagaggtggtggattcagagactgtgtctgaatttaaaagggcctgggataggcatgtgggatctcctggagagagaaagagataatgtggatgggcagactggatgggccatttagcctttatctgccatcatgtttctaagaccTTGGTGAAAGTTTTTACTACTGCGTTGGTTGTGATGCCTTTATGAAACAAGCATACAAAAGGcacatttttttcccctctcGATGCCCATTTATAAAGTTACCCTTGTGAAAATCAGTCACCCTTATAGTAATTTCTTTTAGATCAGCTCACCGTCCTTCATAAGGAACTTCCCACCCTGCCAGTATCTCCCTAATGCACTCCCTGTTTCAACCAGGTTGGTGCTTTTGAAGTCCAGGATCCCTCTCTGCTTATTAAACCACATCATCTGATGACTGTGACTGCTCAGGTGAACAAAGAAGTGACAAGTACTGCATTTCTGCCCCCTTCCTGTGTTCTGTTACCATTTGTCAGAGGTCCCTGAAAAGAATCCAGGATTCTTCTACTTCTGACCGATTGCAAAGAATTCAGAACAAAAGGAAGATTTATTAAAAACAGACAAGGACATTAATCAGAATTCAGAACATGGTCCCATACATAGGCAGCACAATCATAGCATTGACCACAGAAAAACATTTTCCATATAagttaatatatataaaaaaagacagCCTAGGTCACGAGTACACTACACAGGTTATATGTATACATTACAAAGAAATGATCTCAAAAGAGGTCACAGAAATACATCAGAGGGGTCATTTTGGATTTTGATCAGCAAAATCCCACATCCCCTGTCAAAAAAATATATGTTACCACTCCCTCCCAACCCATCCCCGCCAGCAGGAAAATTCTACTATGCCTCCTCTTTCCAAGGAATCTAGAAAGACAAATTACACACACAAATTATTTCTACAAAGAGAGAGCAGCACTATCCCTTCTTCCTATCCATGGACTAGATAAAATCCTCCCATATATTTGGAGAAAGAGGGGATATCAGCACCCCCACAATCATCCTACTATGCACCATTTTGTAGCACTAGAGCAGGGGTTTCCAACCCTGCCCTAAGGGATCCttaaccagttgggtttttaggatatccacaatgaatatgcatgtgagacATTTCCATGCAATTGAGGCCATGCTcacaaatctctctcaagcatattcattgtggatatcctgaaaagccaaCTAGTTTGGGAATCTCTGATCTAGAGAGAACCCGCAGAAGGGCctatgcatagggttaccaggatttcctctttaaaaaaacagAGGATACCTGGCCCCGCCTCCACGTGAACCTCATGTCTCCTTCGAGCTCAGAGCCACGTCTGGAggacctccagatgtggccccgagctcAGAGCCTTCCAgcacctggacaaactgctgggttttggaaacccttctgagcccagacagtcctctaaacaggacatgtccgggttttcccagacatctggtaaccctacctatgcaGAACTGATTGGAACAATTGGTGGATTAAGGGTAATAAGAGCCTGCAGCGCCACCTATAAAGAGGAATGACACTGCTTGGTCCCCAGGTGCAGACAGCAGGGCTAAGGTTAGCACTGTTCAGGAAACATCACTGATCACAAAGGGATACTGCTTCTTAGCTCTGGTCGGAAAGAAAGGACAAAATTATCTGACTTGGagctaaaaaaatgttttaaatacttaaaaaaggAAAGCCATATAATCTCCTAATACACAAAATTTAATTTCCTCCACAAGGAGAAAAATCAAACCCATTTTTGCAGACCTGGAGCTCAAGTCAACAAAAACAGACATGGAGAAAAAACTAGCAAGATATTTATGACtgtgtggcagtggtgggatcttTACAATTAACCACTGGAAGTAAAAGAAGGTACCAATCACCACCGCAGGTTAGATAGGTCAACCTTCACCTGTGGAGGTTTGCAGTCCAAGATCTTTCCCACCCTAGACCAAGGTGAgtatccttgagggccacaacc encodes:
- the LOC117347566 gene encoding C-C chemokine receptor type 8-like, with product MDSQSTTTFILLALNSSTNSSFHHSQSFSFPGLSVMQVKYIFASFFGVILVVGIVGNVLILLVLIDNLLSSSSSSNHISIMTGTLMVNLTISDMTFLLYNVPVMLLSFVFEDWEMGSAVCISSQSMSMWTMFCSFYTMVATSILRYMAVVHPTYSFSVSKAQRFLVCLLTWLMGFTVSIPNWMHQKVIVIDEAHHCLLLMNEHQTFWYFVLFGGVAFFPFVFLLLLCYSRIIQSLWCGRIKVVHASGNLHVNQKATIMILTVLIVFIMMWIPCSVLIFLSASHSLPHTATAFIVSNLSSVLAYSNCSVSPLICFSLSDQFQAGLKKFFKRGFSQT